AAATCCCCGCTCTTGAATAAGGCGTTTTGTCAGTTCTGCCCGGACAGAATAAAATTCTGAAGTGCCATGTGAAGCCTCTCCAAGCATGACGATTTTTGCTTCCCCAATAGCGTTCATCAATGGCGTTAAGTCATCTGTTTTTTGGTAAGGTATGGAAAATGTGTTGATTGCTTTAGTTAAAGACTGTTCCAATTGATTCGCCTCCCCATAACCGTGTCTGTTAATGGTGATTTACCCGTTCGGCGCCCGGGCAAACAGCTAATTCCATGAACCATTTGTTTAAGGAGTCTGGTAGGATGAAAAGAAGGATTGCCTCTTTCCAAATCGGGACAATCAGACGTTTTTGGGGATGGCGCCAGTTTGGCTTGTGATGACAATACGACTGAATTGCTGTAATCGGATAAATCACAAAGTCGGAAAATCAACGAGAAGAAAGAGAGGATGGGACAGCTTGATCAGGACATGGCCGTTATTCGCCGATCTGCCGCCGGAAGCGGAAGCATTACTGCTGGATATGGCATCCAGACGCACATTCAGCCAGCACAGCTTTATTTTCAGACAAGATGAACCGCTCACATATCTCCATTTCGTCGTGAGAGGGAAAGTGAAAATACACCGGGTCGATATCTCCGGGAAGGAGCAAGTCGTCTCTTTTCAGCAGGACGGGGATATGTTTCCGCATATCGGTATTTTCAGGGAAGGTAATTATCCTGCGGATGCGATTGCTGTTACCGAAACGGAAATAATTCTAGTTTCTGTCGATAATTTTAAAAAGCTAATGGAAGCATATCCTGCTATTTCTTATAATCTTCACCGGGTAATGGAAGAAAAAGTAATCGATCTTCAAAAGCGGCTCAGTGAAATGATCATGAACAGTGCCAACGAACGGGTGCTGCTGCTGTTAGCGCGCCTATCTAACGAGCATGGCAGAAAGGATAATCAAGGTCGGATTGTTTTCACCAGCCGGTTTACGAATATGGAGCTGGCTAACATGATTGGAACAGCGCGTGAAACAGTGAACCGCTGCATCGCGCAATTGAAAGCCCATGGTGTGCTTGACGTAACATCTGGCGGTTTTTTTCGGATTGATCCGCTGCTGTTGGAAGAAGAGTTGTTTAAGCGATGAACACAGTATTGAACAGATTTACAAGTCCGGTTGGAGCTACTCTCCTTATGCTGATTTATAAGGAGTGTGCTATTCCAATGGATGAATGTAAACAGTAAAACCAAAAAACCTCCGTTCTGGAGGTTTTTGGTTTGTAACAGATGCTCTCGCATCGTGACATTGATGGGAGACGATAATGCTATTCAGCTGCGACTCGCAATACGGCGACAGCTCCCTTGGATGCATGGTTGAATTGATGCGTGACAATCGGGTAATCGCCTGCTTCAGTTACAGTGAATTCAACAACTGCCCCACCACTTGCCGGTAACAGAATCGTCTGCATGCCTGTCATATGGTTTTCCGGATTGCCGTCTATATAGATGTCGTCCAGGACAGTTCCGACGACATGGAATGAGCTGACTTCGTTCGGTCCCATGTTGTTGATATAGATCCGGATCTTTTCCCCGACGTTTGCGGTAAGAGGTTCGTCTTTCAGGCTGAATGTATCACCATTTGTGTTGCGGTCGCCTTCATTCAGCGCTTTAGTCGAGAAGACGACCTGGCTTGGTTCTCCGTTTGCAAAGTCCTCAAGATTATTATAGTCATACCATTCATTCTGGATCATGACGAATTCCCGGTCAATTTCACTGTCAGTCGGATAACCGTCTGCCGGTTTTACAATGATTGTGCCGTGCATACCGTTGGCAATGTGTGCGAGAACCGGGTCTGTGCCGCAGTGGTACATGAATACGCCGGGGTCATTTGCCGGGTAAGAAAAGACGCCTTCTTCATTCGGCATGATATCCGCAAACTTCACGGAAGGAGCTGCATGCACGGCATGAAGGTCGATGCTGTGCGGAATGGCAGGGTCTATATTGATAAGTTTAAAATTGATCATATCGCCTTCGTTGACAATTAATAGCGGGCCTGGTGCTTCGCCGTTGAATGTCCAAGCCCTATACATGAGATCCGGCGCAATTTCGATATCGGTGATTTGTGCGGTCATCTCTATATTTACTTCATGCTCACCGACCCGTTCCATTTTGACTGGAACAACCGGCTGGTTCACCCCTTCATGTGGACCGAAAACCTTTGTTTCTGCAGTACTGCTGGCCGCAGCTGCGACTTCGGTGACTTCTCCAGCTTCGATCTCTGGTGCAGGTTCTTGAACAGCAGCTTCCTCTCCGCAAGCCGTAAGTATCCCGGATACAAACAACAACGTCGCTCCTACTGCAAGACCTCTTTTCATTTCGGGTGCCTCCTTGGGCTTTTTTAAAGATCGATCTCTTACTTATGATAATATAGGAATTACAAAAAAAGATTGTGATCTGAATCACAATCGTGAAAAAAGTCTGTTTTTTTTAGTCGTTATTCTTAAGACAGGGCGAAAAAACACCTGATTTGCATTAGGGGTAATAAACAGAAAGTCACTTGCGTTATGACAATACAGGAGTGGTCACGTACAGAAGCAAGTGAAGCCGGTGCTGCTGTCCCGGGGGAAGTGCTGATGGATTGGATATCAGTCAAAAGTGAACTACCCACCACTTAATTTCCTTCGGAAATTTGAAGTGGAGGCTTCAGGGAGACTTCGCTCCCTTCTTTTATTGCTTGGTCATCCACGGGGCTAACGCCCGATGTCACAAGCCTTGAATTCGTGGCGTCCCAGCCACTACTGATCGTGATCGGAATTAGTTCGACACAGGATCTGCCAAGAACCCCGTGTCCAGCAAGGCGTGGATTCCGTAGTTTTTGAGATTGAGGGCCGCATTATGGTCCCGATCCAATTCCGCATGGCAGCTTTCACACGCATACGTCCGCTCGGAAAGCCGCAGACGTTCTTTTTTGTGTCCGCAGGCGCTGCACAGCTTACTTGATGGGAAGAACCGATCAGCGACAATATAATGCTTTCCCTTTCGTTCCGCCTTGTATTTCAGCATGCTGCGGAACATCCCGAATCCATTGTCATGCAGTTTCTTGCCGAGCTTCAGGCACTGCGCCAAATTCGTCAAATCCAGGTCTTCCACCACAATCGCATCGTAATCATTGGTTATCTGATGACTGCGCTTGTGAAGGAAATCGTTCCGCTGGTTGGCCGCCTTCGCCATGGTCTTTTGATAGTGTACAACTGTTTGCCGGTAGTTCTTCGAATAGACAGGCTGTCCGTTTTCATCTTTCATCGCGCGTTCTTTCTTCCGGGCCAGCGATTTGTTCAGCCGCCGCTGCCGTTTCCCGATCAATTCATGGAAACGCGGATAGCCCGCTTTTTTCCCGTCGCTGTCCACGTATAAACCGGATTGGCTGTAGTCCAATGCGGTCATGTTGGCTGCCAAGACCGTTTCCTTCAGCGGTGCTTTTTCGAACGGGTAATCCACAGAAATCGATGCCAGATATCGGGTGCCTTCCCGCTTGAGGGTCACTTTTTTAACCAGCCCATCGGCGGGCAGTTTCCGATGCAATCGAACGGGTATACCTTCAGGGAATTTCGGAATCCGCAGAAACGTCGCGCCGTCCCTCGATTCGATGCGGATATTCCCGTTCGTCTGGTTGGTTGTATAGCTGAATCCGCCTTGCTTTTTACTGTGGAATTTCGGCAGCCCCTTGACGTCTCGAAGGGAAGGCACATAGCCGGCTTTCATCTTTTTCTGTACAGATTTCTTGTATTGCAGCGGGCGTTTACCGTACGTCTCGTTGTACTTTTTGATGGCTGCCTGAAAACGGATCTTGGCATCGTTGTACACAAACGAATCAGTCGACCGATCCAGGAAATCATAGCGCTGGGTGATCGTCGTGTAATTCGGAACCCTGTAGGTCAGAAACCCGCCTGAAAACCCGCGGCTTCCAAGTGGTCGTACAATCCCGCGACGTATTCGTTATACACTTTCCGCTCACATCCGAATGCCATCTCCAGGCGCTGCTTCTGTTCATCGGTCGGAAAAATGGCATAACGGAACGCGCCTGTTATCCACCCGTCAGGCAATTGCTTTTTCGTGCCTTTGATGTGACTTCCCTTCTTGTCAGCCGCCATGACGATGCCTCCTTTCTGTTCATTCATTGCCATTTGCACACTGGAACTCACGTTCTGTTTATGTCGAGTATAC
Above is a genomic segment from Planococcus lenghuensis containing:
- a CDS encoding Crp/Fnr family transcriptional regulator, whose translation is MIRTWPLFADLPPEAEALLLDMASRRTFSQHSFIFRQDEPLTYLHFVVRGKVKIHRVDISGKEQVVSFQQDGDMFPHIGIFREGNYPADAIAVTETEIILVSVDNFKKLMEAYPAISYNLHRVMEEKVIDLQKRLSEMIMNSANERVLLLLARLSNEHGRKDNQGRIVFTSRFTNMELANMIGTARETVNRCIAQLKAHGVLDVTSGGFFRIDPLLLEEELFKR
- a CDS encoding multicopper oxidase domain-containing protein; the encoded protein is MKRGLAVGATLLFVSGILTACGEEAAVQEPAPEIEAGEVTEVAAAASSTAETKVFGPHEGVNQPVVPVKMERVGEHEVNIEMTAQITDIEIAPDLMYRAWTFNGEAPGPLLIVNEGDMINFKLINIDPAIPHSIDLHAVHAAPSVKFADIMPNEEGVFSYPANDPGVFMYHCGTDPVLAHIANGMHGTIIVKPADGYPTDSEIDREFVMIQNEWYDYNNLEDFANGEPSQVVFSTKALNEGDRNTNGDTFSLKDEPLTANVGEKIRIYINNMGPNEVSSFHVVGTVLDDIYIDGNPENHMTGMQTILLPASGGAVVEFTVTEAGDYPIVTHQFNHASKGAVAVLRVAAE
- a CDS encoding RNA-guided endonuclease InsQ/TnpB family protein, whose protein sequence is MYNDAKIRFQAAIKKYNETYGKRPLQYKKSVQKKMKAGYVPSLRDVKGLPKFHSKKQGGFSYTTNQTNGNIRIESRDGATFLRIPKFPEGIPVRLHRKLPADGLVKKVTLKREGTRYLASISVDYPFEKAPLKETVLAANMTALDYSQSGLYVDSDGKKAGYPRFHELIGKRQRRLNKSLARKKERAMKDENGQPVYSKNYRQTVVHYQKTMAKAANQRNDFLHKRSHQITNDYDAIVVEDLDLTNLAQCLKLGKKLHDNGFGMFRSMLKYKAERKGKHYIVADRFFPSSKLCSACGHKKERLRLSERTYACESCHAELDRDHNAALNLKNYGIHALLDTGFLADPVSN
- a CDS encoding helix-turn-helix domain-containing protein, giving the protein MAADKKGSHIKGTKKQLPDGWITGAFRYAIFPTDEQKQRLEMAFGCERKVYNEYVAGLYDHLEAAGFQAGF